The genomic stretch TTGAGATATCTGTACAATGAAGATGCCAGTTTTATAACGGTAAATCACATATATCAGATTATCCAAATGATTCAAAGCGACAATCCATCTAGTTCGATTGACTTACCAAATAAACTCGTTGCAAACAGAGCATACGATAAACTTCATTTTCAATTTGGAGAAAGAGAAGCTCCTTCCGAGTTTTATCATCAACTAGAACTGAATGACCGCATTGAATTAGATAATAAAGCAAGTATCCGTTTAAAGTTAAAAAGTTCCGTTGTTCAAACAAATGGGCTAAATGGAATGCTACTGGATGCTGAAGAGATAACACTTCCTTTGATTGTTCGAAACCGTGTGAACGGCGACAGGATGACGATGAAAGGGCAAGCAGGAAGTAAGAAACTTAAAGATATTTTCATCGATGCCAAAATACCAAGGCAAGAACGCGACAAACTCCCTGTGATAACAGACTATACTGGGAAAATCCTTTGGGTTCCCGGTGTGAAGAAGTCTGCATATGACCGAGAATTTAGTCGTAGCAAAAAGCAATACATTATTAGGTACACTCGAAATATAGGAGGAAACGAGAGCATGCATAATGATATTCAGAAAGTGCTGATATCGGAGGACGAATTACAAGAGAAAATTCGTGAACTAGGTCGTGAGTTAACAACAGAATATGAAGGACGAAACCCATTAGTAGTTGGGGTGTTAAAAGGAGCAACTCCTTTTATGACTGATTTACTTAAAAGAGTAGACACATACTTAGAAATGGACTTCATGGACGTATCCAGTTATGGAAATGGTACTGTATCATCGGGTGAAGTGAAAATCATTAAAGACCTTAATGCGTCAGTAGAAGGTCGCGATGTACTTGTAATTGAAGATATCATTGATAGCGGACGTACACTTAGTTATCTAGTAGACCTAATCAAATACCGTAAAGCAAAATCAGTTAAGTTGGTTACTTTACTTGATAAACCAGCTGGACGAAATGTAGAAATTGAAGCGGATTATGTAGGCTTTGTCGTACCAAATGAATTCGTCGTTGGATATGGTTTGGATTATGCAGAACGTTACCGCAATCTACCATATATTGGTATTTTAAAACCAGAAATATACAGCGAGTGAAATTAATTAACAAACAGAACAATATTTTGTTAAAATGTAATAGATAGCTTTTCAGAAAACGAAAACAAAAAATTGATGTCAAACATGCAAAATAGTGGGCAATCGAGATTCGGTATGCTATCATTAGTCTTAGTTTTCGAAGGTGAAAATAGTATCAATAAATATTAAAAAATCTATATTAATAATAGAATAACTTCGTAAGAGAAAAGCGAAACGGATGTGTTTTTTAATAATCAGGGGAAGAAAAAATTGTTTCTAAATCTGCTATTAGCCAAAAACAACTTTTAAAGGGGTAAAAGTCCAGAAAAAGTAAGAATCCAAGCTCTTGCGTGGGAGGAGGTAAGGAATGAACAGGTTTTTTAGAAATGCGATATTTTATGTCATAATATTCCTTGTTATTATCGGGATTGTTGCTTCATTTAACTCAAACAAAGAGGCAGCCAAAGATATTAGCTATTCAGAATTTGTGAGTAAGTTAGAAGATGGTAAAGTTAAATCCGTAGAAATACAGCCAGACCGTAGTGTTTATACAATCAATGGGGAATTTAAATCTAGCGATAAAAGTTCCGACGATAAAAAAACGGGTCTTGGACAAAGCAAAACAAGCAGCACTGCTTTCACAACATACGCTTTAAACAGCGATACTTCACTAGGCGATTTGCAAAAAACGCTTGATAAAGAAGACGTGAAAACAACAATAGTACCTGCCAAACAAAACAGCGGTTGGGTTACATTCCTAACTTCTATTGTACCTTTTGTAATTATCTTCATCCTCTTCTTCTTCCTAATGAGCCAGTCTCAAGGTGGCGGCGGTGGTAAAGTAATGAGCTTTGGTAAAAGTAAAGCCAAACTTTACAACGACGACAAGAAGAAAGTTCGCTTCACAGATGTAGCTGGAGCAGACGAGGAAAAACAAGAACTTGTTGAAGTAGTAGAATTCCTAAAAGATCCGCGTAAATTTGCGGACCTCGGCGCTCGTATTCCAAAAGGTGTCCTTTTAGTAGGTCCTCCGGGTACTGGTAAAACCTTGCTAGCTCGTGCGGTTGCCGGTGAAGCAGGCGTGCCATTCTTCTCTATCTCAGGTTCAGACTTTGTAGAAATGTTTGTCGGTGTCGGTGCAAGCCGTGTCCGTGATTTATTCGAAAATGCGAAGAAAAATGCACCATGTATCATTTTCATTGATGAAATTGATGCAGTAGGTCGTCAACGTGGAGCAGGAATGGGCGGCGGTCACGATGAACGTGAACAAACCCTAAACCAATTACTAGTTGAAATGGATGGTTTCGGTGGCAATGAAGGTATCATCATTATTGCAGCAACTAACCGTGCAGACGTACTTGACCCAGCACTTCTTCGTCCAGGCCGTTTTGACCGCCAAATCATGGTTGATCGTCCAGACGTAAAAGGCCGTGAAGCAGTACTTCGCGTTCATGCTCGTAACAAACCACTTGCTAAAAGTGTTGATTTAAAAGCAATCGCTCAACGTACACCGGGATTCTCTGGTGCCGATTTAGAAAACTTACTGAATGAAGCAGCACTCGTTGCCGCACGTTCCGATAAGAAAGAAATAGATATGAGTGACCTCGATGAAGCTAGTGACCGCGTAATTGCCGGACCAGCTAAGAAAAATCGAGTTATCTCTGAAAAAGAACGCCGCACAGTCGCATATCATGAAGGTGGTCACGTTATCGTCGGAATGGTACTTGATGAAGCGGAAGTTGTGCATAAAGTTACCATTGTTCCTCGTGGACAAGCTGGTGGTTATGCCGTAATGTTACCAAAAGAAGATCGCTTCCTAATGACGAAAGCTGAGTTAATGGACCGTATCACTGGTTTACTCGGTGGACGCGTAGCCGAAGAAGTTACTTTTGGTGAAGTAACAACTGGTGCAAGTAATGACTTTGAACGTGCAACCGAACTTGCTCGCCGCATGGTAACTGAATGGGGTATGAGTGACAAGATTGGACCACTTCAATTCACTTCTGGTAACGGTCAAGTATTTATGGGCCGCGATTTCGGTAGCGACAAAGGATATTCCGATAAAATCGCCTACGAAATTGATACAGAAGTTCAGAGCTTAATCCGCTACTGTTATGACCGCGCTAAAACAATCATTACAGAACACCAAGAACAACACAAACTTATCGCGGAAACATTACTAAAAGTAGAAACTTTAGATGCTCGCCAAATTCGTTCCCTATTTGATGACGGTGTAATGCCTCCAGATATCGATACGATTGACGTAGAAGCAGAATATCCTTCCGAAAAAG from Listeria monocytogenes ATCC 19117 encodes the following:
- a CDS encoding bifunctional tRNA lysidine(34) synthetase TilS/hypoxanthine phosphoribosyltransferase HprT; this encodes MDDTDKRVHKYIEKHDLIRSDDKLLVAVSGGPDSLALLHFLWNSNLVPKEAISVAHINHHLRENAANEQNVVEAFCESQGIPFYIEEVDVKSRAESLQKGIEETARIVRYDFFEKVMAEKKINKLALAHHADDQIETILMRLVRGSASIGWSGIQPKRELKGGQAIRPFLPITKAEIIDYAQKHELAYEIDESNTSQEYTRNRYRAQLLPFLKQENPAVYSHFERFSEETSEDFQFLEALASDLLKKNLIKNGKRTTLLLTNFKNEANPLQRRAIHLLLRYLYNEDASFITVNHIYQIIQMIQSDNPSSSIDLPNKLVANRAYDKLHFQFGEREAPSEFYHQLELNDRIELDNKASIRLKLKSSVVQTNGLNGMLLDAEEITLPLIVRNRVNGDRMTMKGQAGSKKLKDIFIDAKIPRQERDKLPVITDYTGKILWVPGVKKSAYDREFSRSKKQYIIRYTRNIGGNESMHNDIQKVLISEDELQEKIRELGRELTTEYEGRNPLVVGVLKGATPFMTDLLKRVDTYLEMDFMDVSSYGNGTVSSGEVKIIKDLNASVEGRDVLVIEDIIDSGRTLSYLVDLIKYRKAKSVKLVTLLDKPAGRNVEIEADYVGFVVPNEFVVGYGLDYAERYRNLPYIGILKPEIYSE
- the ftsH gene encoding ATP-dependent zinc metalloprotease FtsH translates to MNRFFRNAIFYVIIFLVIIGIVASFNSNKEAAKDISYSEFVSKLEDGKVKSVEIQPDRSVYTINGEFKSSDKSSDDKKTGLGQSKTSSTAFTTYALNSDTSLGDLQKTLDKEDVKTTIVPAKQNSGWVTFLTSIVPFVIIFILFFFLMSQSQGGGGGKVMSFGKSKAKLYNDDKKKVRFTDVAGADEEKQELVEVVEFLKDPRKFADLGARIPKGVLLVGPPGTGKTLLARAVAGEAGVPFFSISGSDFVEMFVGVGASRVRDLFENAKKNAPCIIFIDEIDAVGRQRGAGMGGGHDEREQTLNQLLVEMDGFGGNEGIIIIAATNRADVLDPALLRPGRFDRQIMVDRPDVKGREAVLRVHARNKPLAKSVDLKAIAQRTPGFSGADLENLLNEAALVAARSDKKEIDMSDLDEASDRVIAGPAKKNRVISEKERRTVAYHEGGHVIVGMVLDEAEVVHKVTIVPRGQAGGYAVMLPKEDRFLMTKAELMDRITGLLGGRVAEEVTFGEVTTGASNDFERATELARRMVTEWGMSDKIGPLQFTSGNGQVFMGRDFGSDKGYSDKIAYEIDTEVQSLIRYCYDRAKTIITEHQEQHKLIAETLLKVETLDARQIRSLFDDGVMPPDIDTIDVEAEYPSEKDEEVAGKSFEEEKEELKEEEKIEEPKEVTSEDAPNIEQTPNDKKDE